Proteins encoded together in one Lathyrus oleraceus cultivar Zhongwan6 chromosome 5, CAAS_Psat_ZW6_1.0, whole genome shotgun sequence window:
- the LOC127088277 gene encoding double-stranded RNA-binding protein 1 yields MSTATEDFQGVSNCYVFKSRLQEYAQKAGLPTPVYETIKDGPSHEPCFRSTVIVNDVRYDSLPGFFNRKAAEQSAAEVALMELAKSGEVNQSITQPVHETGLCKNLLQEYAQKMNYAMPTYQCKKDDTPPGRVPLFSCTVDIGGILYIGGTTKTKKEAEIKAARTALLAIQTNASQASENQFGHLTVIPSRKRAADSVADEASKAPKPKKARFKRKFPKRKQSRDKKPHVQTVNAGDGANVNHGIESLANAGDGANVNHGIESLTNAGDGANVNHGIESLTNANDESGIQEIKSEAMFPSEAVKNSENGVPSEAVKNSENGVPSEAVKNSENGVSTNHHEKETTIHHEKETTIHHEKAALAGDGSFALNKQEVFDNGKLTEFQSEEVKLGNVVTEVSFAPNGDLPANGDIPAKSNGMFAPTGDTAKSDGMFAPTRDIPAKSDGMFVPNGDDIPAKSDEMNKHFNGDMVSSN; encoded by the exons ATGTCCACCGCTACCGAAGATTTCCAAG GTGTTTCAAATTGTTATGTGTTCAAGAGCCGGTTGCAGGAGTATGCTCAGAAAGCGGGACTCCCCACACCCGTGTATGAAACTATCAAGGACGGGCCTTCCCATGAACCTTGTTTCAGGTCAACGGTGATTGTGAATGATGTTCGGTATGATTCTTTGCCTGGATTTTTTAACCGTAAAGCAGCAGAGCAGTCAGCTGCAGAGGTTGCTTTGATGGAGTTAGCCAAATCTGGTGAAGTTAATCAGTCCATCACTCAACCTGTT CATGAAACTGGATTATGCAAGAATCTACTTCAGGAGTATGCTCAGAAGATGAACTATGCAATGCCAACGTATCAATGCAAAAAAGATGATACACCACCAGGTAGAGTACCGTTATTTTCATGTACGGTCGACATTGGAGGGATTCTCTATATTGGGGGAACAACAAAAACAAAGAAGGAAGCCGAGATAAAAGCTGCAAGAACTGCTTTATTAGCTATCCAGACAAATGCATCTCAGGCTTCTGAAAACCAGTTTGGCCATTTGACTGTCATTCCATCCAGAAAAAGGGCAGCAGATTCTGTCGCTGATGAGGCTTCGAAAGCTCCAAAGCCTAAGAAAGCACGGTTTAAAAGGAAATTTCCCAAGAGGAAACAGTCTAGAGACAAGAAGCCTCATGTTCAGACTGTCAATGCTGGCGATGGAGCAAATGTCAATCACGGGATAGAATCACTTGCAAATGCTGGCGATGGAGCAAATGTCAATCACGGGATAGAATCACTTACAAATGCTGGCGATGGAGCAAATGTCAATCACGGGATAGAATCACTTACAAATGCTAATGATGAATCTGGCATTCAGGAAATCAAATCTGAAGCAATGTTCCCTTCAGAAGCGGTGAAGAATTCTGAGAATGGAGTCCCTTCAGAAGCGGTGAAGAATTCTGAGAATGGAGTCCCTTCAGAAGCCGTGAAGAATTCTGAGAATGGAGTATCGACTAACCATCATGAGAAAGAGACGACTATCCATCATGAGAAAGAGACGACTATCCATCATGAGAAAGCGGCGTTAGCTGGAGATGGGTCTTTTGCTTTGAATAAGCAAGAGGTTTTTGATAATGGGAAGTTGACAGAATTTCAATCCGAAGAGGTCAAGCTTGGGAATGTTGTTACAGAAGTGTCGTTTGCTCCAAACGGAGACTTACCAGCAAACGGAGACATACCGGCAAAGAGCAATGGGATGTTTGCGCCAACCGGAGACACGGCAAAGAGCGATGGGATGTTTGCTCCAACCAGAGACATACCGGCAAAGAGCGATGGGATGTTTGTGCCAAATGGAGACGACATACCGGCAAAGAGTGATGAGATGAACAAACATTTTAATGGAGATATGGTCTCTAGCAACTGA